The following are encoded together in the Oreochromis niloticus isolate F11D_XX linkage group LG12, O_niloticus_UMD_NMBU, whole genome shotgun sequence genome:
- the LOC109204427 gene encoding GTPase IMAP family member 8-like: MAHPTVSASKARIVLFGNSEEKKKALSNFITERKPSQFRRFNIIRHSEVSTSEEITVVQTPDIFSLPWKKVREEIQTCVSLCVPGPNVLLLLVKPTQFNEGYLKTLKIILSLFGQDAFKHSMVVLTHEMNDHNRYVQRLLTDCGQRMYLMPENKHDLLMRKIENITYENKGNFLTFTEETVSPKSDSKRPSLNLVLCGRRRAEKTSAAKAILGQTELHSVSNSSECVKHQGEVCGRWVSLVELPALYEKPQEAVMEESLRCISLCDPEGVHAFILVLPVAPLTDEDKGELKTIQNTFSSRVNDFTMILFTVDSDPTAPAVVNFVKKNKNLQELCERFKGRYIVLKDTHQVPQLLETVEKMWDKPHSYTISTFAHAYMDKITTLEDEVRCLKKKIRSEYLVS; the protein is encoded by the exons ATGGCGCATCCCACAGTTAGTG CATCAAAAGCCAGGATTGTGTTATTTGGAAACAGcgaggaaaagaagaaagcaCTAAGCAACTTCATCACTGAAAGAAAACCATCACAATTTAGAAGATTCAACATAATCAGGCATTCTGAAGTTTCAACCAGTGAGGAGATCACAGTGGTTCAGACTCCAGATATCTTCAGCCTGCCTTGGAAAAAAGTAAGAGAAGAAATCCAAACCTGTGTGAGTCTTTGTGTCCCTGGACCAAATGTTCTGCTGCTGTTAGTGAAACCGACTCAGTTTAATGAAGGATACTTAAAAACCCTGAAGATCATCCTGAGTTTGTTTGGTCAAGATGCCTTTAAACACTCGATGGTGGTGCTGACTCATGAGATGAATGACCATAATCGATATGTTCAGAGACTCCTTACAGACTGTGGACAAAGGATGTATCTAATGCCTGAAAATAAACACGATCTGTTAATGAGGAAGATCGAAAACATCAcatatgaaaacaaaggaaacTTCCTCACATTCACTGAAGAGACCGTGAGCCCAAAGTCTGACAGCAAGAGACCATCTTTAAACCTGGTTCTGTGTGGGAGGAGAAGAGCAGAAAAGACTTCAGCAGCCAAGGCCATTTTAGGTCAGACTGAGCTTCATTCAGTCTCCAACTCATCAGAGTGTGTTAAACATCAGGGAGAGGTGTGTGGACGTTGGGTTTCCCTGGTGGAGCTGCCTGCCTTGTACGAAAAACCTCAGGAGGCAGTGATGGAGGAATCACTCAGGTGTATCTCCCTCTGTGATCCTGAGGGTGTCCATGCCTTCATCCTGGTCCTACCTGTGGCTCCCCTCACTGATGAAGACAAGGGAGAGTTAAAGACCATCCAGAACACATTCAGCTCTCGAGTCAATGACTTCACCATGATTCTGTTCACTGTGGACTCAGATCCTACAGCTCCAGCTGTTGTTAACTttgtaaagaaaaataagaacctTCAGGAACTCTGTGAAAGATTTAAGGGAAGATATATTGTTCTTAAAGACACACATCAGGTCCCACAGCTGTTGGAGACTGTGGAGAAGATGTGGGACAAACCACACAGCTACACAATAAGTACCTTTGCACATGCTTATATGGATAAGATCACCACACTGGAGGATGAGGTCAGGTGcctgaaaaaaaagataagaagtGAGTATTTAGTTAGTTAG